CTCACCAACGAGAACATAGACATTAGGCTCTTCTGCTGTCCATGCTACCGCATTGTTCACGGTAAGTGTCTGACGAACGTCAGCCTGTCCCTTACTGTTACAAACGGTCTTTGCCTTTGCATCCTCGAAGGTTGCCACCAACTCGTTATCATCAGCAAAGAGTCTATTCTTATAGATGCTCCAACGCAGATGTAAGTCTTTCGCATTCTTTGTAGTGAGGTTCTGCAGTGTTGTGTTAAGGTTTACAGTCCCCTTGCCGTCTGTATAGGAAGGGATAGCCTTCACATCAGCAATATGTACCTTCGGAGTAGCTGTTACGCTGACATTACGGAAGATACCTGGCAAGCGGAACATATCCTGTGCCTCGAGGAAACTACCGTCAGACGAACGATAAACCTCTACTGCCACCTCATTCTTTCCCTTAGTGATATAAGGGGTAATATCGAATTGTGCCGTATTGCGTGAGTTCTTTGAGAAGCCTACATAACGACCGTTGATCCACAAATAGAAGAATGAGTCTACACCATCAAAGTTGAGATAGACTTCCTTACCGTCCCAAGTAGTTGGAATATCAAAGCTTCTTCTGAACGAACCTACCTCATTACGATATTCGTAAGTGGTGTAGTTCTTTGGCGGTTCACGCATAACACCCTTCTTCCAGTCGCCTGGTTCGATGTTATATTTGAAGATAACCCACTGATTTACATAGATAGGCACACCATACTTCAGTGTTCCATCTTTCTGAATACCTGCCATATTCCAGCTTACTGGCACCTGCAGACGGTCCCACTTGCTGTCATCATAACCCTTTGCGAAGAAGTCTTTTGGACGTTCATCGGGGTTCTTTGAGAAGTGGAAACTCCATTCTCCGTTGAGAGAAAGGTAATCCTTAGCAAACTCTGGCAATACTTTTCTTGCCTCGTCAACCGAAGAGAAAGAAGAGAATAGCGCACGAGCTGGCAGTTTGTTATAACCCAGTGCACCGGGTGACTGCCATTCATTGCCAGTTGGTGCTGTAGCCTGACCGAAGAGATAGCCTCCAGTAGGATAGTCATCAGCCTGTATAGGCGCAGCTGTTAATAACGATAATAATAAACCGATTAAAAATTGTTTATGCATAATAGTTAGGTGTTATATTCTGTCTTATCTGTCTCTGACTGCCTCTTTCAAGGTTTCTCCAAAGACGCTATGAGGTTGTTACTCAGCATGCAGACCTCACTTCTTTTATCAATGTAGGCAAAGTTAATAAAAAAAAACAAATAAGCAATGAGAAAGGGAGGATATTACGTAAATAATACACTCTTGGGGGAAGTGGACAAGTGAACGGGTAGACGAGTAAACGAGTTGATTGTAAAGAAAGACAGGGTAACAAGGGGACAAGTGGACAAGTGAACGAGTGGACAGGTGAACAAGTTAATTGTGGAGGAAGACAAAGTAACAAGGGAACAGGTGGACAAGTTAGACGAGTAGACAAGGGAAAAAGATGATAGTGGAGGAATACAAAGTAACAGGGGAACAGGGGTAAGTACTTATAATATATGGGGTGAGAAGGGCTTGAAAAAAGCAAGAGACTAATACACTTCTTACAAGAAGAGTTTAGTTTTTATTTGCTGTCACTTTTAACACTTCAAGTAATCACACTGTAAACTAACAAGTTAGACGAGTTTTTCGAGTGATAGGAGTGACAGCAAAGTTTGTTTTATAGAAATGTATTAAGAAAACAAAGCGACATGAGGGGTAACAAGTTAGACGAGTGAACGAGCCGACAAGTTAACAGGTTGCTTGTGGAGAGTACAAGGCAACATGAGAACTCGGTTTCCGTTATGCAGCTAAATCTATAACAAGTCACAAGGAGCAACGACTTTCTGATTTGGGTCCATACCACGTCTTTTCATTAGTTTACCAAGTCCGAAGATATGATAAGACTTGATAGGCTTGGGCGTAGCAAGTTGAATACCAAACTGATCCTTATAGATATCATATATAAGTTCTGAACAATAATACTTATCATTATTAAACTTAAAGGCTAAATCATAACGCTTACCAAGGTATTTAGCGTACTTAATTTTGACAGGTTTGTTCAGTACTCGTCTTCTCTTATACCTTCCCATCTTACCCCTATCAATCCATTTTTTTAGTGGAGTGAGCTTGACAACATTAGAAGCTTCAAGCACATAGGGTTTTCCTTCCTTCTCTACAATCACACCACAATGTGACCACGGAGAATTAGTTGCTAATTGAATAAAAGGCGACTGACGACTTTGCGATACTTGAAAGATTAAGTCTCCCTCCTTAAAATCATTCGTCAATCTTGGAGTTCGCTGCGCATACAATGCAATAGCAACCAATAGTAACATGATTATTGTCTTAAACTTTTTCATTATTATTCTGTTATTCCTTGACTTACAAGGACTCTAAAAATACATTTCCCGTTACTTAGGAGTAGCCGTAAAGCGATTGCAAAGGTAATGATTCTAATGCAGAATGTCAAGCGGAGCAGACTTTTTTGTTGCCAACAACTCATTCTCAAGACATCTCTACCCTAACCACCAAGAACTCTACTCCCAAAGGACTATGAGTACTAATGGAAAGCAACTACCTAAATCCACATCGCTATGAACAACGAGGAAAACGATGTATCTTAATCCTTGTTTTAATGTAAAAAGTTCTAAGAGTTACTACTTTTGAGCACGATACAATCATCAATCAGTCCTTATCCTTATTCTAATGGAGGATACGCTCGGAGCTCATGATTGAGTTCTTATAAATTTAATTTATTCTGGAGTACTCATATTTACTGCATATATAATAATATACCATATTGCATAATATAGTAATATAAAAAATAACCATTTAAGATATTTACAAGCTTTTCTCATATCTAAATATTTTATATTTCGTAAATCTATAACCAGACGCAGGAAACATTGATTTCTGTTTGAAATCAGAAACCCATTGTTCACCATTCCATATTGCTATATGCCCAAAGATATGGTTTTTAATAGCAGGAAATACTATTATATCACCTTTCTTATAATTTTTAGTATCTATTACTTTAAAACCATATTTCGGTAATACTTTAGAATAATAGTAAGCTGGATAAATTCCTATTGGACATCCTCCTGCTTGCATAGCCCGCATAACAAACCATGCACAACAAGTATGTGATTTACTTAATGCATTATTTGTGACATATACAGCTGTCTTTTCTGGATTATAACTAAAATTTCTACTCCAAATAACAAGAACGGATATCAGAATTATTACTATTGATAAAATCTTTTTCATTATTTAATTGAATCTAATTTACCGACTCTGGAAACATCTCAATCTCTTCGTCTTAATCCTTGTTTTAATGGAAGATACACTCAGAGAAAGCAAGACATACGAATCCTTTGTATAAGCAGGATTGGTATTTATAAGACCAATAACACCTTCTCTTGTTAACCGAAATTAACTGCTTTCTAAGCGAGTGCAAAGGTAGTATTTTTTAAGCAAGATGTCAAGGAACGCAGGCTTAAATCTTATTAGCCAAAGGTAACTTTTTTATAGGTTATTGCCTGTCTGATGTTTCCAAAAGCGAGAAGTGATATCCTCAAAACTTCCATCTGTACAGCGGCGGTACATTCGTTGATTGGTACGTGGGGAATCAAGTCCACCCAAATGGCGGAGGTAGGGTCCCACTTTGATATAGTCGAAATGCTGTTGATCGATAAGCGGAGAGATTGCTGTGCGCCCAGTGTACCAACCAACCTTCAAACCGTGGTGACATTCTTGGACATATTTCGCAAGCAGGTCAACAGCCGCTGGGTCGCCATCGCCCCCCATAAACCCCACACAGGTAATGGTGTCTTTCGCACCATGAATCAGCGCAGACAGTGCTTCAGCCGTCAATTCATCTCCCCTATTTACCCACAAGAACTGACTATGACAGCCCGGACAGCGACACGGACATCCCGAAATATTAATGGCAAGCGTCACCTCATCGGGAAACTCCTGAAAGACGATATCTGTATTGATATAACGAAGCATTACTATCTGATTCTTTTTGCTAAACATGCTTATGTTCAAGTGATTATCTTCACCCACGCAACACCGTGTCACCTCCTTTAATGTGAACGATTTTCTACTCTACAAAGATATAAAGAAAGTATTAAACAAAGCAGACTTTATGTGGAATTATTGATAAAATTTATAAGCTTTGTCGCTGTCATTCTTTATACCATCGCACTTTTGTAATATTACTTTTAGTTCCGTCCGCTCTATCTCTGTGTACCCATCTATTCTTAGCAGAATACATATTCTACACAAATAAAAGATAAATATGCTCTTTGAATAGTATAGATTTTACCAATTTCTATTCCAAACAATCCAAAATAACTATCTATTTTGTAATAAAAAACTCAACACTTGAAAATCAACACATGCTCTTTTAGGTTCGTAAAGACGCCCTTTTGGCTTGCAAAAGGTGCCCTTTAAGACCCTTACTAACGCCCTTTTGGAATCCAATTAAGCACCTTTTGAAACACTGTTTCGTAACTTCTTTATAGCGAGAGGGTTACAAAAGTAGAAAAGAAGACCTTTCTTTAGCCTTTTTTCGGTATAAAAGCACAAGATAATGTAAAGGAAATTCAGAAACGACAAAACGTCCTCAGCAATCTGAAAGCAGATTGTTGAGGACGTTTTATATGATTTTAGGAAACTATTTATAGCTCGGTTTCTACTTATTACAGATTCATCCAAAATATGGAGTGATAAACTAAAGACCTTACATAATAAGGCACACAGAGCTAAAGAGCGGACGGAGTTAAACACAATATCATGGAGGTGCCAGCGGCACAAAGAGCAACGGAGGTGTAGCGTACAGATTCTTGATTGCTTTTGGGGCTAATGAGTTGTGAATAAAATCTATAATAAAACTGGCAAATAACCTCCTTAGCTCCATGCACCGACGGTGCCTCTGTGGCTTCTATCGTTTTTTAATAATCCTCCGTTTTCTCCTTTTCTCTGTGTGACATTACGTCAATACTCTAAGCTTATGAGATAAACCTTATCACTCCAAATTATCGAAGGCTCTTATTACAGGCTCTCTGGAATCTGTTTCTTCGGACTGATACCTAATGTTTTTAATCCTTCTAATCGGCGAACGATGTTACCCTTACCCTCGTTTAGTTGACCCTTCGCCCTGTTGAAGTCTTGCTGTAGGCGGTCGATGTCGACACCTAACTTCACGAAAGTCTCTGCAAAGGTGACGAACTTATCGAAGAGTTCGTTTGATTGGTGGAGGATTTCCTCTACATTCTTTGTCATACGGAAGTTCTGCCACATCGTATGTGTCAACTGCAAAGCCATGAGAAGATTGCTTGGACTCAGTATGATAATATGCTTACGATAAGCGTATTGCAAGATAGATGGGTCGGTCTTCAAAGCAGCAGAATAGCCACTTTCGTAAGGAACGAACATCAGTACAAAGCCAATACAGCCCGGTACAAGTTTCTCGTAATTCTTAGCCGACAATTCGTCGACATGCTTCTTGATAGAGGAAACATGTTCCTTCAAATAGCGTTCACGCTCCGTTGCATCTTCTTCTCTGATTGCTGCCTGATAAGCCGTCAGTGAAACCTTAGCATCTATCACGGCACGTTCTTCGTTCGGGAAGACTATCACGGCATCTGGTCGGAAGTTATTACCGTCCTTGTCTTTGTAGTTCTCTTGCAGAAAATACTGTTGCCCCTGAATAAGACCGCAGTCTTCCAACGTCTTATCGAGAATCATCTCACCCCAATCGCCCTGCATCTTAGAGTCGCCTTTAAGGGCTTGTGTAAGCGAAGCAGCATCATTACCAATACGTTCCGTCTGTTCACGCAGTTCCTTCACCGCCCGTTCTTGATCCTCACGCATCGCCTTGATGGTCAGTTCCTGCTCCGCATGAAGACGTTTCATCGCCTCCTCGAAGGTCGTTTTAATCTCTGTTTTGTTGGCTGTATTCTCCTTACTGTTGTTTGTAACAGTCTGATTAAAAGCCTCTAAACGCTCTTTTAGTGGTGAGAGGAGAGCGTCCAAACGTTCTTTATCAGCCGTATTCATCTTCTCCCGACTCTCATCCAACATTTGAGCAGCCATATTGCGCACCTCCTCCTGCAGGAGTCGGTTCTTCGCTTCAGCCTGCTTCTGGAGTTCGTCGCGTAGCTGTTCGCCATGCTTTCGCTCTGCCTCAAGCTGCTGCAAAGCATTCTCTTTCACCACCGCAATACGTTCGTCAACATTCTTTCGTTCTGTTTCAAGTTGACTACGGAGGACAGCTAATTGCTCACCAGCATTCTTCTGTTCCTGTGTTGATTTGTTCTTCATCCAGAGGAGCATGATGCTTGCACCGATGATGATGCCGAGAAGTAGATAAATTATTGCCATACTTGTTCTTTTTCATTTGTTTTCTCCTCATATAAAGCCATGAATGAATCGACTTTATAGAGCCTCAGTAGCGCCTCAACAGACATGAATAGCACAGGCTTCTATCATGAGGACTTTGCCACATCGTAAAAGTCACCTTATTTATTATTGGATAAAAGCGTCCGAAACGATACGATTAGCATGACAAAAATACAAATAAAATCAGAGAAAATCGCCCCTTTTAAAAGAATATTTTTTCAGTACACTCAGACTAAATATTGCAAGGAACAGGGTGGTTCAGCTCATCATACTCATACGTATGCGAACTCCTTCCTCCTAACTTCGCCTTGTTGAGTTTCGTAAGCGACGTTGGGTTGGCAGCATTCGTAATACCGAGGATATTATCCACAGCATCATAACGATACCTATTTCCCATCACAGTCTGACCATCCGCTGTAAGGTTCATCACCTGCAGACGTTCACGCTGCTTGTCGTAGGTATAGGTAGTCTCCGTGCCATTACCGTACGGACAGTCTTTGTCACCTCACCCTGCCTACCATAGTAATACACTTCCCCACCCGAAGTAATTCACCTTTTCATGGTCTTATAATGCAACCATTTTCGTCATAAGCTATACTCCTACTATGTTGCATATCCTTCTGGTTGGACTTTATAGAATCTAAGAAACCTGTCTTTTTGTTAAAGTAAAAGACTTTCCTCTTTAGAGATAACTTTTGATTTCTAAACGAACTTCGTGTACAAACTTGCTGCAGACTATTGTCTGGCATAAAATATTAGAATCAACTCTAATCACAATCTGGTCAGTATTTCTATAGTACTCAAATTGATGGATGCTATCAGCATATACACACTTAAAATCGGGTCTTCAGCAATTTGGAGTGATACCTTTTGAGATTAGAAATTTAAAGATAGGTCACACAGAGCAAAGGAGAACACAGAGGTTTTATATAGTTGCAATCGTTAGGCACAGAGGCACAGTTGGTGCGTGGAGGAACAGAGGATATCTGTGAGTTTTATTAATGCTTTGGTCTACTTCATTACAAAGCAGTGGTTTGCAAGATTAGTTAAAACGTTTATTACCAAAGCTATCAGCAACACGTACACTACGGCTCTGTCGCTCTTTGTGCCTTCGGCACCTCCGTGAGATTGTCTGCTTTCACCTCCGTGTTCTCCCCCTTTCTGTGTGCCTTTTATAAGCAGTAGGCTTACTTTATCACTCCATATTTCGGAAGAACCAGAACTTTTACTTAAAAATTCTAACGTTGTGCTTTCGCACATTCCAACAATTATTAGTAAATTTGCAGCGCAAAAATATTATATTCACTTCCCATATTTATGGCAGAAAAGATAAGAATCAAAGACATTGCAGAACGTGCAGGTGTAAGTGTTGGAACAGTTGATAGAGTATTGCATAAACGCCCGAATGTATCGGAATCCGCACTGAAACGAGTGGAAAAGGTGCTGAAGGAGATGAATTATCAGCCGAATGTCTACGCAAGTGCATTGGCTTATAACAAGAGTTACACGTTCTATTGTTTGATTCCAAAGCACAGCAGTGAGGCTTACTGGGAAGAGATTGAGATTGGTGCCATGAAGGCGGTAGAGGCACGTAGAGACTTTTATATCGACTTGGAAATCATGTATTACAGTCGATTGGACCCTCACTCTTTTATCGAGACCTACCAGAAATGCCTTAGGCAGAATCCGGATGGCGTTATCCTTGTCCCTACGACATTAGAGGTGACACGCCAGTTCACTGATGAACTGCACGATCGCAACATCCCTTTCATTCTGCTCGACTCTTATATGCCATCGCTGCAACCGCTGTCATTCTACGGACAGGACTCTATCCAGAGTGGTCGTTTTGCTGCTCGAATGCTGATGCTCATTGCTCAAAAGGAGGAAAGCATCATGCTTATGAAGCAGACGAAGGACGGAAAGATGGCAAGTCGTCAGCAAGAGAATCGCGAGGTGGGCTTCCGTCATTATATGGAAGAGAACTTCCCTAATATTAAGATCTTGGAGGTAAACCTCCCATTAGACGAGGAGCGAAAGCGTTATGATCATATCTTAGAAAAGTTCTTCAGCGAGCATCCAGAAGTACACCATTGTATTACACTGAACTCAAAGGCGCATATCGTGGGTAAATTCCTGCTGAAGACGCATCGCCATAACGTTCAGATTATGGGCTATGACGTGGTGCATAAGAATGCTGACTGCCTGCGAGAGGGTAGCATATCGTTCCTCATCGCACAGCATGCCTACCAACAAGGCTACTTCAGTGTTGACTCCCTCTTCCGTGCTATCGTGCTGAAAAAGAAGGTTGAACCAGTCAACTACATGCCTATCGACTTGCTTATGCGAGAGAATATAGACTTCTATCATAGGTCGTGGGGGTAAAATAAAAAGCCCCACCCCGACCCTCCCCGAAGGGGGAGGGAGACAAATTTGCTAAGGGTTAGGTGGTGAAGGAGCCCAGCTCAGTCCTCTTTCGAAGGGGTAGGGAGGCAAGAATGCTATAAACAAGATGAAAGAAAGGTAGTAAAAGGGGGATGAAATTAAATAAAAGAAGGCATTGATAAAAAGGGTGATGATGCTTAACACATGACGTGCGGAGGGCTAACACATAATGTGCGAAGGCTTAGCACAAGATGTGCGGAGGGTTAAAATAAGATATGGTAAGGGTGAAAAGGGGATGAATCATAGGTTAATAGAAATCATCAACACCTAACATTCAACAGCTAACAATTAACACCCAACATTCATCATTTATCATTCAACATCTGCACAATTCATCAACACCTAACATTTAACACCCACCACCCATCCTCCCTCACAAATCATCACCACCCATCACACAACACCAAACACCCAACAAATGACAGAAAACAAAAAAGGACTCCTCGCGTTGAGTCCGTTACTTGTGTTCATCGTACTATATCTGGTCACTTCAATCATATCGGGTGACTTCTATAAGGTACCGATTACCGTGGCTTTCATGGCTTCGAGTATCTTTGCTATTGCCATATCAGGAGGCTATCCACTCGCAAAACGAATTGAGATATACAGCAAGGGAGCCAGCACAGACAACATGATGATGATGCTGTGGATATTCGTACTTGCTGGAGCATTCGCCAACTCGGCTAAGGACATGGGCAGTATTGACGCTACGGTCAACCTAACCCTCTCTGTCCTACCAGATAACATGCTGCTGCCAGGACTCTTCCTCGCTGCTTGCTTCATCTCTATGAGTATCGGAACGAGCGTTGGAACTATCGTTGCACTCACCCCTATCGCAGCAGGTATTGCCACTTCTACGGGGAGTTCGCTTCCTTTTGTCGTTGCAATCGTCGTCGGTGGTTCGTTCTTTGGCGACAATCTTTCGTTCATTAGCGATACAACTGTTGTGGCAACAAGAACACAGGAGTGTAAGATGGCAGATAAGTTTAGAGTAAACTTCTTCATCGTTGCCCCTGCAGCAGTCTTGATTCTGCTTGTTTATATCTTCTTGGGAAGAGACATACATACGACAGGACAAGTCGCTAACGTTGACATCTACAGGGTCATACCTTACATGGCAGTACTGGTTTGTGCACTCTTTGGTATGAATGTGATGGCCGTATTGACCATTGGAATTGTCCTCACAGGTGCTATCGGTATCATTGATGGCAGCTACGACGTCTATGGTTGGTTTGGAAGTATGGGCGCAGGAATCAAAGGAATGGGCGAACTGATTATCATCACGATGATGGCAGGTGGTATGTTAGAGATTATCCGTGAGAATGGTGGTATCGACTATCTCATCAAGATGATCACCCGACACGTCAACAGTAAGCGCGGAGCAGAGCTAACAATAGCTTTCCTCGTAAGTTTGGTGGATATCTGTACAGCCAATAATACGGTAGCAATCCTTACCGTGGGCGGTATTGCGAAGCAGATAGGCGACCGCTATGGCGTAGATAAACGTAAGGCAGCCAGCATCCTCGACACCTTCTCATGCTGTGCGCAGGGTTTGATTCCTTACGGTGCACAGATATTAATGGCAGCAGGTTTGGCAAAGATAAACCCTGTGAGCATTGTCCCATTCTTGTATTATCCAATGTTATTGGGCATCACAGCCTTCCTTTCTATTCTCTTCCATTATCCCCGTCGTTATTCATAACATATCATCATCACCCAACATTCAACACCCATCACTCACCATTCACCACTCCATTAAACATATCATCAACACCCAACACTCATCACCTAACACCCAATCACCATGCAACCAATAGAATCATCTGGAATGGACATCATTCAACGCAACTTCTTTCGAATCCTTTGTTCGGGCGCATTCGGCACACAGTCGAACCTCGAACCGATGTCGCCTTTCAAATGGCGAAGACTCATACAGATGGTTGAAGCACAACAAGTGATGCCTATCTTTATCAATGGTATCGCAAGACATGCTATGGATGAAGGACTCAACCTGCCAGAGAGTATCATCACTGACATCAAAGCAAAGCAGGAAGAACGCAAGACTTTAACTGCAAGAATACCCAAGACGGTCAGACTTAGCAATGCGTTACTGAACCGAAGACTCAAGAATCTTATCTATAACGAACTGCATAGTATCGACACTTCGATTGAGGCGATTGATATGTTAAAGTTGATTGTCAACAACTCTGAGACAATGTTTACACGTGGTATGAACTTAGGTGGTATCATTACGATGGGCGAATACCTAAGAACTCGGGGTAATAAGGTAGACTTCGTGAAACTCGAGAACTGGCTGAACACCCTGCAGTTGAGTGCTATGGCAGAGCTACAGGGTAATGTTCTCATCTCCGTCTTTGGCTTTGAAGAAGACGAAATCCCCTTTGTTAGCAAGAGTGATCCTAATGCTTACCGCCTCACATTACGCAGTATTTCAGACTTAGCGAAGGACACTGCGCACGAATGGCACTTCAAACAAAACGCCGTAGGATTTGTACAAAACAACAGTTCCGTACTTCGTCGCAACGTCCGTCGCAGTCTCCGCTACGTCAGGTATGCACCCATTGAGACAACCAGCAACTTCTTTAGCAACTTCGTCAGAAGCCTTTCTGAGATTGAAGAGTAAGCTTACGTCTTTACATTGTTAGCCTTAATTCTAAGCTCTCTTGTACCCTCGTATAGCTGTAAAACTTATTACAAAAAAGAATTGATGTATTTACAGAGTTTATGCTTATAATATAACAAATGAAGGGTTGCCTGAATTGTCTAATAAGCTACAGTTTAGTAACTTCTTTTTTACTGCGTTATGCAATAAAAAAGGGACTGATTCTTTTGGAAAGAGAGTACCATTTTGTGAAAAAATAATTTTCTTTTATAATATTTTGATATAACAAGTTATTTTTATACATTTGCAAAATATTAAACATTGATAAAGAGAATTATTTCTCTTATCATACATTTGAAGGAAAGCATCATAAACTCTGTGATAATAATCTATGAGGTTAAAGATTTACTTTCCTATAAACTTAAGTTTACTGAGTATCTAACACTTTCACGTTAAATCTAAGTTTGAAATATAATTTTAATCTAAATAATTCATGTGTAATAATCAAAATCCAAAGGAAAGCCAAATAACTATTTGCCTTGAAGATAGCAAGTATGCTCATGGCTTAAAGCAAGAAGAGAGTATTCATTCTCACAACTTCAATCGTGTTATACAGTTAATAAAGAATCAAGTAAAGAAGTTAAATACTGAAAAATCTCCTTATAATGTTGAACATCAATACAATACTATCTCCATCTTTGGAGGAAGAGGTACTGGTAAAACAACTTTTATTCTTAGTCTTTTACAAAGCATAGAAGAAGAATACAAAAACGATGCTGAAATTCTAAAGATTATTGATCCTACTCAAATGGAAGAGAAGGAACATGTATTCTTAGTTATTTTGTCATTGATTGATACGGAAGTACGAAGAAAAATTGAAAGTCATAGAAAAGACAATAATGCAAGTTGTTGCTGCTTTGAAAAGGAATGGAGAAATAAGTTAAGTTCTTTAGCTAAAGGTTTGCCTACACTTGAGGGACTAAATAAGAAGCAATACGAAAATTGGGACGATGATTTGTACATTGTCGAGCGTGGATTAAATAATGTAAAGTCCGCATACGATTTGGAAAGTAATTTTCATGAATTGGTAGACATTGCTTTAGATATTCTTGGTAAAAAGTTTTTTGTTTTAGCTTTTGATGATATTGATGTCAACATGTCAAAAGGATGGTCTGTTCTTGAAACGATACGTAAATATCTTACTACACCTAAGTTTGTTATTTTTCTTAGTGGAAATCTTACGCTCTATTCATATAATGTCCGTTTACACCAATGGAATCAACTTAAAGAATTAAAAACATTTGAGGAACATGACTACAAAAGCCAAGTAAATCAGTTAGAAGGACAGTACCTTTTAAAGGTGCTTAAACCAGAGAATAGAATCCAATTGAGAACATTACTCGACTACAAGCACATATATCAAACATCATATATGATAAAGGAGGAAGCCAAAGAAATAGTAGAAGTATATTCTACTATCCTAAATAACTTTGGTATTCATAAGAACTCAACTCAACAGTTATTTATCGATTATTTATTAGGTCTATCTATTCGTAGTCAGATAAGCATACTTTCAGATTATAATGAGCCTGATATTATGAGTCAGATTAATGCATATGTCTCACGTATGATGGTAGCTGATATTGATGTAGACCTTGCTATTAAAAATCCTATTTTTACAATCATATCGATTGTAGAATATTTGAAAAAATCAAATGGTTTTCCACATTCCTATTTGCTTATTCCTAACACTATCAATCATGATATGAATGGGGTCCTTATGGGGTTGACTACTATATTTGCTAACCAAGTTAAACAAAG
The nucleotide sequence above comes from Prevotella melaninogenica ATCC 25845. Encoded proteins:
- a CDS encoding Na+/H+ antiporter NhaC family protein; the protein is MTENKKGLLALSPLLVFIVLYLVTSIISGDFYKVPITVAFMASSIFAIAISGGYPLAKRIEIYSKGASTDNMMMMLWIFVLAGAFANSAKDMGSIDATVNLTLSVLPDNMLLPGLFLAACFISMSIGTSVGTIVALTPIAAGIATSTGSSLPFVVAIVVGGSFFGDNLSFISDTTVVATRTQECKMADKFRVNFFIVAPAAVLILLVYIFLGRDIHTTGQVANVDIYRVIPYMAVLVCALFGMNVMAVLTIGIVLTGAIGIIDGSYDVYGWFGSMGAGIKGMGELIIITMMAGGMLEIIRENGGIDYLIKMITRHVNSKRGAELTIAFLVSLVDICTANNTVAILTVGGIAKQIGDRYGVDKRKAASILDTFSCCAQGLIPYGAQILMAAGLAKINPVSIVPFLYYPMLLGITAFLSILFHYPRRYS
- a CDS encoding substrate-binding domain-containing protein, which encodes MAEKIRIKDIAERAGVSVGTVDRVLHKRPNVSESALKRVEKVLKEMNYQPNVYASALAYNKSYTFYCLIPKHSSEAYWEEIEIGAMKAVEARRDFYIDLEIMYYSRLDPHSFIETYQKCLRQNPDGVILVPTTLEVTRQFTDELHDRNIPFILLDSYMPSLQPLSFYGQDSIQSGRFAARMLMLIAQKEESIMLMKQTKDGKMASRQQENREVGFRHYMEENFPNIKILEVNLPLDEERKRYDHILEKFFSEHPEVHHCITLNSKAHIVGKFLLKTHRHNVQIMGYDVVHKNADCLREGSISFLIAQHAYQQGYFSVDSLFRAIVLKKKVEPVNYMPIDLLMRENIDFYHRSWG
- a CDS encoding CHAP domain-containing protein, translating into MKKILSIVIILISVLVIWSRNFSYNPEKTAVYVTNNALSKSHTCCAWFVMRAMQAGGCPIGIYPAYYYSKVLPKYGFKVIDTKNYKKGDIIVFPAIKNHIFGHIAIWNGEQWVSDFKQKSMFPASGYRFTKYKIFRYEKSL
- a CDS encoding DNA recombination protein RmuC: MAIIYLLLGIIIGASIMLLWMKNKSTQEQKNAGEQLAVLRSQLETERKNVDERIAVVKENALQQLEAERKHGEQLRDELQKQAEAKNRLLQEEVRNMAAQMLDESREKMNTADKERLDALLSPLKERLEAFNQTVTNNSKENTANKTEIKTTFEEAMKRLHAEQELTIKAMREDQERAVKELREQTERIGNDAASLTQALKGDSKMQGDWGEMILDKTLEDCGLIQGQQYFLQENYKDKDGNNFRPDAVIVFPNEERAVIDAKVSLTAYQAAIREEDATERERYLKEHVSSIKKHVDELSAKNYEKLVPGCIGFVLMFVPYESGYSAALKTDPSILQYAYRKHIIILSPSNLLMALQLTHTMWQNFRMTKNVEEILHQSNELFDKFVTFAETFVKLGVDIDRLQQDFNRAKGQLNEGKGNIVRRLEGLKTLGISPKKQIPESL
- the nrdG gene encoding anaerobic ribonucleoside-triphosphate reductase activating protein; the protein is MLRYINTDIVFQEFPDEVTLAINISGCPCRCPGCHSQFLWVNRGDELTAEALSALIHGAKDTITCVGFMGGDGDPAAVDLLAKYVQECHHGLKVGWYTGRTAISPLIDQQHFDYIKVGPYLRHLGGLDSPRTNQRMYRRCTDGSFEDITSRFWKHQTGNNL
- a CDS encoding YiiX/YebB-like N1pC/P60 family cysteine hydrolase — encoded protein: MKKFKTIIMLLLVAIALYAQRTPRLTNDFKEGDLIFQVSQSRQSPFIQLATNSPWSHCGVIVEKEGKPYVLEASNVVKLTPLKKWIDRGKMGRYKRRRVLNKPVKIKYAKYLGKRYDLAFKFNNDKYYCSELIYDIYKDQFGIQLATPKPIKSYHIFGLGKLMKRRGMDPNQKVVAPCDLL